One genomic region from Agelaius phoeniceus isolate bAgePho1 chromosome 25, bAgePho1.hap1, whole genome shotgun sequence encodes:
- the CSDE1 gene encoding cold shock domain-containing protein E1 isoform X2, whose translation MSFDPNLLHNNGHNGYPNGTSAALRETGVIEKLLTSYGFIQCSERQARLFFHCSQYNGNLQELKVGDDVEFEVSSDRRTGKPIAIKLVKIKPEILPEERINGQEVFYLTYTPEDVEGNVQLETGDKINFIIDTNKHTGAVSARNIMLLKKKQARCQGVVCAMKEAFGFIERGDVVKEIFFHYSEFKGDLETLQPGDDVEFTIKDRNGKEVATDVRLLPQGTVIFEDISIEHFEGTVTKVIPKVPSKNQSDPLPGRIKVDFVIPKELPFGDKDTKSKVTLLESDHVRFNISTDRRDKLERATNIEVLPNTFQFTNETREMGVIAAMRDGFGFIKCVDRDARMFFHFSEIMDGNQLHISDEVEFTVVPDMLSAQRNHAIRIKKLPKGTVSFHTQSEHRFVGTIDKEATPAKATSPNKGKEKEAEDGIIVYDDCGVKLTIPYQAKDVEGSTNPQIGDKVEFCVCEVKRTGLQTAVSVRMLGRNYSSKRLLGYVAALKDNFGFIETANHDKEIFFHYSEYCGDIDSLELGDTVEYSLSKGKGNKVSAEKVNKTHAVNGITEEADPTVYSGKVIRPLRSVDPTQTEYQGMIEVMEDGEMKGEVYPFGIVGMANKGDCLQKGETVKFQLCVLGQNGQTMAVNITPFRRATVECVKDQFGFINYEVGDSKKLFFHVKEVQDGVELQAGDEVEFSVILNQRTGKCSACNVWRVCEGAKAVAAPRPDRLVNRLKSINLDDANAPRLTVLRQPRGPDNSKGFGAERKIRQAGVID comes from the exons ATGAGCTTTGATCCAAACCTGCTCCACAACAATGGACACAACGGGTACCCCAATGGTACTTCGGCAGCGCTGCGCGAGACCGGCGTCATCGAGAAGCTGCTGACCTCGTACGGCTTCATCCAGTGCTCGGAGCGGCAGGCCCGGCTCTTCTTCCACTGCTCCCAGTACAACGGCAACCTGCAGGAGCTCAAAGTAGGAG ACGATGTTGAGTTTGAAGTGTCCTCTGACCGCCGAACTGGAAAACCCATTGCTATTAAATTGGTGAAGATAAAGCCAGAAATATTACCTGAAGAACGAATAAATGGACAA GAAGTATTTTACCTGACTTACACCCCAGAGGATGTTGAAGGAAATGTACAGCTGGAAACAGGAGATAAAATAAACTTTATAATTGATACAAATAAACA taCTGGTGCTGTAAGTGCTCGTAACATTATgctattaaaaaagaaacaagctCGCTGTCAAGGAGTAGTCTGTGCCATGAAA GAAGCCTTTGGATTTATTGAGAGAGGTGATGTCGTGAAGGAGATATTCTTTCATTATAGTGAATTTAAAGGTGACCTAGAAACCTTACAGCCTGGTGATGATGTGGAGTTTACAATCAAAGACAGAAAT GGTAAAGAAGTTGCAACAGATGTTAGACTGCTGCCTCAAGGAACTGTCATTTTTGAAGATATCAGCATTGAACATTTTGAAGGAACTGTAACCAAAGTAATTCCAAAAGTACCCAGCAAAAACCAG AGTGATCCCTTACCTGGCCGCATCAAAGTGGACTTTGTGATTCCTAAGGAGCTTCCCTTTGGGGACAAGGACACAAAATCCAAGGTGACCTTGCTGGAGAGCGACCACGTGCGGTTCAACATTTCCACGGACAGGCGCGACAAACTGGAGCGAGCCACCAACATTGAGGTTCTCCCCAACACTTTCCAGTTTACTAATGAAACCAGAGAAATG GGTGTGATTGCAGCAATGAGGGATGGCTTTGGCTTCATTAAGTGTGTGGACAGGGATGCTCGGATGTTCTTCCACTTCAGTGAGATCATGGATGGAAACCAGCTCCATATTTCGGATGAAGTAGAGTTCACCGTCGTTCCT GATATGCTGTCTGCCCAAAGGAACCATGCCATAAGGATTAAAAAGCTCCCCAAGGGCACGGTTTCCTTCCACACCCAGTCAGAGCATCGCTTTGTGGGCACTATAGACAAAGAAGCCACTCCAGCCAAAGCCACTAGCCCAAATAAAGGCAAAGAAAAG GAAGCTGAAGATGGAATAATTGTGTATGATGACTGTGGAGTAAAACTGACCATTCCTTACCAGGCCAAGGATGTGGAAGGATCTACTAATCCCCAGATAGGAGATAAG GttgagttctgtgtgtgtgaggtGAAGAGAACCGGGCTGCAGACGGCTGTTTCTGTCAGGATGCTGGGACGCAACTACAGCTCCAAGAGGCTCTTGGGATATGTGGCAGCCCTGAAAGATAACTTTGGGTTTATTGAAACAGCCAATCATGATAAGGAGATCTTCTTCCACTACAG TGAATATTGTGGTGATATCGATAGCCTGGAACTTGGAGACACTGTGGAATACAGCTTGTcaaaaggcaaaggaaacaAAGTTAGTGCAGAGAAAGTAAACAAAACACATGCAG TGAATGGTATCACTGAAGAAGCTGATCCCACTGTTTACTCTGGTAAAGTAATTCGTCCCTTGAGGAGTGTAGATCCCACACAGACAGAGTACCAGGGCATGATTGAAGTCATGGAGGATG GTGAGATGAAAGGAGAGGTCTATCCCTTTGGAATTGTTGGCATGGCAAACAAAGGTGACTGTCTGCAGAAGGGGGAGACAGTAAAGttccagctgtgtgtgctgggtCAGAACGGGCAGACGATGGCTGTGAACATCACCCCCTTCCGCAGGGCCACCGTGGAGTGCGTCAAGGACCAG TTTGGTTTCATTAACTATGAAGTTGGTGACAGCAAAAAGCTCTTCTTCCATGTCAAAGAAGTCCAGGATGGTGtggagctccaggctggggatgaagTGGAGTTCTCCGTAATCCTGAACCAGCGCACAGGAAAATGCAGTGCCTGTAACGTGTGGCGTGTCTG TGAAGGCGCCAAGGCCGTGGCTGCTCCGCGTCCCGATAGACTCGTGAACCGTCTAAAGAGCATCAACCTGGACGATGCCAACGCCCCGCGGCTCACGGTGCTCCGCCAGCCCCGGGGCCCTGACAACTCAAag GGATTTGGTGCAGAGAGAAAGATCCGCCAGGCTGGTGTTATAGACTGA
- the NRAS gene encoding GTPase NRas, producing the protein MTEYKLVVVGAGGVGKSALTIQLIQNHFVDEYDPTIEDSYRKQVVIDGETCLLDILDTAGQEEYSAMRDQYMRTGEGFLCVFAINNSKSFADINLYREQIKRVKDSDDVPMVLVGNKCDLPTRTVDTKQAQELAKSYGIPFIETSAKTRQGVEDAFYTLVREIRQYRMKKLNSSEDGNQGCMGLSCLVM; encoded by the exons ATGACCGAGTACAAGCTGGTGGTGGTGGGCGCCGGCGGCGTGGGCAAGAGCGCGCTGACCATCCAGCTCATCCAGAACCACTTCGTGGACGAGTACGACCCCACCATCGAG GACTCCTACCGCAAGCAGGTGGTGATCGATGGCGAGACGTGTCTGCTGGACATCCTGGACACGGCGGGGCAGGAGGAGTACAGCGCCATGAGGGACCAGTACATGAGGACGGGCGAGGGCTTCCTCTGCGTCTTCGCCATCAACAACAGCAAATCCTTCGCTGACATCAACCTCTACAG AGAACAGATCAAGAGAGTGAAGGACTCAGATGatgtgcccatggtgctggtggGGAACAAGTGTGATCTGCCCACGAGAACAGTGGACACAAAACAGGCCCAAGAATTGGCAAAAAGCTACGGAATCCCCTTCATAGAGACCTCTGCAAAAACGAGACAG GGTGTGGAAGATGCTTTTTACACCCTGGTGAGGGAGATCCGGCAGTACCGGATGAAGAAGCTCAACAGCAGCGAGGATGGGAACCAGGGCTGCATGGGACTGTCCTGCCTTGTCATGTGA
- the CSDE1 gene encoding cold shock domain-containing protein E1 isoform X1, translating to MSFDPNLLHNNGHNGYPNGTSAALRETGVIEKLLTSYGFIQCSERQARLFFHCSQYNGNLQELKVGDDVEFEVSSDRRTGKPIAIKLVKIKPEILPEERINGQVVCAVPHNLESKSPAAPGQSPTGSVCYERNGEVFYLTYTPEDVEGNVQLETGDKINFIIDTNKHTGAVSARNIMLLKKKQARCQGVVCAMKEAFGFIERGDVVKEIFFHYSEFKGDLETLQPGDDVEFTIKDRNGKEVATDVRLLPQGTVIFEDISIEHFEGTVTKVIPKVPSKNQSDPLPGRIKVDFVIPKELPFGDKDTKSKVTLLESDHVRFNISTDRRDKLERATNIEVLPNTFQFTNETREMGVIAAMRDGFGFIKCVDRDARMFFHFSEIMDGNQLHISDEVEFTVVPDMLSAQRNHAIRIKKLPKGTVSFHTQSEHRFVGTIDKEATPAKATSPNKGKEKEAEDGIIVYDDCGVKLTIPYQAKDVEGSTNPQIGDKVEFCVCEVKRTGLQTAVSVRMLGRNYSSKRLLGYVAALKDNFGFIETANHDKEIFFHYSEYCGDIDSLELGDTVEYSLSKGKGNKVSAEKVNKTHAVNGITEEADPTVYSGKVIRPLRSVDPTQTEYQGMIEVMEDGEMKGEVYPFGIVGMANKGDCLQKGETVKFQLCVLGQNGQTMAVNITPFRRATVECVKDQFGFINYEVGDSKKLFFHVKEVQDGVELQAGDEVEFSVILNQRTGKCSACNVWRVCEGAKAVAAPRPDRLVNRLKSINLDDANAPRLTVLRQPRGPDNSKGFGAERKIRQAGVID from the exons ATGAGCTTTGATCCAAACCTGCTCCACAACAATGGACACAACGGGTACCCCAATGGTACTTCGGCAGCGCTGCGCGAGACCGGCGTCATCGAGAAGCTGCTGACCTCGTACGGCTTCATCCAGTGCTCGGAGCGGCAGGCCCGGCTCTTCTTCCACTGCTCCCAGTACAACGGCAACCTGCAGGAGCTCAAAGTAGGAG ACGATGTTGAGTTTGAAGTGTCCTCTGACCGCCGAACTGGAAAACCCATTGCTATTAAATTGGTGAAGATAAAGCCAGAAATATTACCTGAAGAACGAATAAATGGACAA GTTGTGTGTGCTGTTCCTCACAATTTAGAGAGTAAATCTCCAGCTGCCCCGGGTCAAAGTCCAACAGGGAGTGTTTGCTACGAACGCAATGGG GAAGTATTTTACCTGACTTACACCCCAGAGGATGTTGAAGGAAATGTACAGCTGGAAACAGGAGATAAAATAAACTTTATAATTGATACAAATAAACA taCTGGTGCTGTAAGTGCTCGTAACATTATgctattaaaaaagaaacaagctCGCTGTCAAGGAGTAGTCTGTGCCATGAAA GAAGCCTTTGGATTTATTGAGAGAGGTGATGTCGTGAAGGAGATATTCTTTCATTATAGTGAATTTAAAGGTGACCTAGAAACCTTACAGCCTGGTGATGATGTGGAGTTTACAATCAAAGACAGAAAT GGTAAAGAAGTTGCAACAGATGTTAGACTGCTGCCTCAAGGAACTGTCATTTTTGAAGATATCAGCATTGAACATTTTGAAGGAACTGTAACCAAAGTAATTCCAAAAGTACCCAGCAAAAACCAG AGTGATCCCTTACCTGGCCGCATCAAAGTGGACTTTGTGATTCCTAAGGAGCTTCCCTTTGGGGACAAGGACACAAAATCCAAGGTGACCTTGCTGGAGAGCGACCACGTGCGGTTCAACATTTCCACGGACAGGCGCGACAAACTGGAGCGAGCCACCAACATTGAGGTTCTCCCCAACACTTTCCAGTTTACTAATGAAACCAGAGAAATG GGTGTGATTGCAGCAATGAGGGATGGCTTTGGCTTCATTAAGTGTGTGGACAGGGATGCTCGGATGTTCTTCCACTTCAGTGAGATCATGGATGGAAACCAGCTCCATATTTCGGATGAAGTAGAGTTCACCGTCGTTCCT GATATGCTGTCTGCCCAAAGGAACCATGCCATAAGGATTAAAAAGCTCCCCAAGGGCACGGTTTCCTTCCACACCCAGTCAGAGCATCGCTTTGTGGGCACTATAGACAAAGAAGCCACTCCAGCCAAAGCCACTAGCCCAAATAAAGGCAAAGAAAAG GAAGCTGAAGATGGAATAATTGTGTATGATGACTGTGGAGTAAAACTGACCATTCCTTACCAGGCCAAGGATGTGGAAGGATCTACTAATCCCCAGATAGGAGATAAG GttgagttctgtgtgtgtgaggtGAAGAGAACCGGGCTGCAGACGGCTGTTTCTGTCAGGATGCTGGGACGCAACTACAGCTCCAAGAGGCTCTTGGGATATGTGGCAGCCCTGAAAGATAACTTTGGGTTTATTGAAACAGCCAATCATGATAAGGAGATCTTCTTCCACTACAG TGAATATTGTGGTGATATCGATAGCCTGGAACTTGGAGACACTGTGGAATACAGCTTGTcaaaaggcaaaggaaacaAAGTTAGTGCAGAGAAAGTAAACAAAACACATGCAG TGAATGGTATCACTGAAGAAGCTGATCCCACTGTTTACTCTGGTAAAGTAATTCGTCCCTTGAGGAGTGTAGATCCCACACAGACAGAGTACCAGGGCATGATTGAAGTCATGGAGGATG GTGAGATGAAAGGAGAGGTCTATCCCTTTGGAATTGTTGGCATGGCAAACAAAGGTGACTGTCTGCAGAAGGGGGAGACAGTAAAGttccagctgtgtgtgctgggtCAGAACGGGCAGACGATGGCTGTGAACATCACCCCCTTCCGCAGGGCCACCGTGGAGTGCGTCAAGGACCAG TTTGGTTTCATTAACTATGAAGTTGGTGACAGCAAAAAGCTCTTCTTCCATGTCAAAGAAGTCCAGGATGGTGtggagctccaggctggggatgaagTGGAGTTCTCCGTAATCCTGAACCAGCGCACAGGAAAATGCAGTGCCTGTAACGTGTGGCGTGTCTG TGAAGGCGCCAAGGCCGTGGCTGCTCCGCGTCCCGATAGACTCGTGAACCGTCTAAAGAGCATCAACCTGGACGATGCCAACGCCCCGCGGCTCACGGTGCTCCGCCAGCCCCGGGGCCCTGACAACTCAAag GGATTTGGTGCAGAGAGAAAGATCCGCCAGGCTGGTGTTATAGACTGA